Within the Cervus elaphus chromosome 13, mCerEla1.1, whole genome shotgun sequence genome, the region TGGCCCCGGGAGGGCTGCTCCCCAGAGGGCATTGCGCTAGCTCCTGGAGCTACACCGTCCTGGATCCCACACATAAATCTCAGTAAAACTTAGCTGCTCTTCTGAAGCCACATAGGATGTggagttgtgtttttttcttttttccattttattgatgtGCAGTTGACTTAAATGccgtgttaatttctgctgtatagcagagtacctcagttatacacatgtatacattctcTTCAtgctttttccattatggtttatcacaggatgttgaatgtagttccctgtgctatgcaggtCTTGGTTATTgagaatagtgctgttatgaccaggtatatgtccaggagtggggctGCTGGATCGTACGGCAATGGAGTTAGTTAAGATGAAACCAGAACCTTCCTTAGGATCCTAAACTTTCTCAGATCACAGCACCCTTCATGTTGCCTTAATTTCACATAGTCTCCAGGACAAAAGAAATACCTAACAGCTCTGCTTATTAAATAGTTAGGCTGAGTGATTTAGTATTTGTCCTAAAAACTTTGAAGCTGATTGCAAAGTAACATTGAAACAAATTTTAGTTCATCCTCACTCACAGTTGCTCACTAGTGAAGGAGAGTCTTGTTAGAAGTGTTTGGGTACCACCCTCATTTCCTGGTCAGTGTTGACTTTTGTGTGGGACTCACTTATTGGAAAAAATTTTCAgtgctttgtatttatttatttctcttttatttttaaaattttgaaagtatgataacacatttacagaagacttggaaaatacagaacaaagttatatATAGTTCCACTGTATATTACAATTTTTAAGTagctaaattaagatttttagctggagtttcaatatcaaactctcaataATTAATAGAGTAAACATACAGAGCAGAAGGATAtaatagacctgaaaagcactatgaaccaagtcaacataatttttttttgcactttgttttatgtccctggatatgttccagtgttcCTAGTTTATAGCCTGTGGGAACTGGAATAAAATTTGTATCCCACTgatgtgtgaaaattgtataaatcagGTCTATTTAGtgctttttttaagaaactgtggtaaaatacaaCATGAAATTGACTCTTTTCACCGTTTTTAAGTGTtcagttctgtggcattaagtacattcatgttgtttgcagccatcaccaccatccatgtTCAGAATTCTTTAATCTTGTGAAACTGAGACTTTCTCCCCATTAAATATTAACTCCCCTAATCAGCTCTGTTGCCCAGATAGGCCTGGAAATGGTGGCCTCGCCATCAGCAGAAAGATACCCAGCCTCCTGACGGTGGGTTTGAAGTTCAATTTTCTGCTAAAGGAAACTAGGACTCCTCAGACAAATGGTAGATTCTGGGTCAAGAATAGGACCTGTACAAGCTGTACCTGGAACATTTTGTCAGAGCAGAGGAACCTTCAGACCCACTGGAATGGTATTAAAAGGACCTGGGACTTGAAGAGACCAAAGATGGGACACTTTAAACATCAACAAGAGGAAAAACTGCAGCAGATTGAAATGCATCTAAGAAGTTTAAATCtggagttcattttttaaaaaagttgaagtatagatcatttacaatgttgtgttagtttcaggtgtatagcactgTGATTCAGTAATACAAGTATCTATtttgtttcagattcttttccattataggttaacagaatattgagtagagttccctgtgctatacaggagggcCTTGCTGATTAtccattttgtatatagtagtgtgtatatggtaattccagactcctaatttatccctcttccctctcccctttagtaagcataagcttgttttctagttttctatgtatgtgagtctatttctgttttgtaaataagtttgtaaccttttttagattccacatataagtcatgTGTTCGTgcatgctatgttgcttcagttctgtctcACTCTCTGTAACCCTACGGAcaatggcccaccaggctcctgtgttcatgggattctccaggcaagaatattagaaaaatgtgaaaagtgaaagttgctcagttgtgttccgctctttgcaaccccatggactgtagcctgccaagctcctctgtccatggtattctccaggccagaatagtggagtgggttgccattcccttctccaggggatcttcccaacccagggattgaacccaggtttcctgcattgcaggtggattggagtgggctgctatttccttgtccagagaatcttcctgactcagggatcaaacccttgtctcttatgtctcctacattggcaggcaggttatttaccactagcgctacctgggaagtcgtgtataagtgatatcatatggtacttgtctttctctgactgtctgacttaacttcacttagtacgatcatctctaggtccatccatgtggctgcaagtggcattagttcattctttttatggctgagtaatactccgttgtgtatatgtaccacatctttttcacctatttctctgttgatggacatttacgttGCTTCTTTGTTCTGGCTTTTGTAactagtgctacagtgaacactggggtgtatgtatcttttcgaattagagtTCTCTGTAACTTCTGAATGatactgaggaaaaaaaacaacctaattgGTCACCTTTGGAGAATGATTTTTTTGAACTTTGGTAAATAACAGAAAAGACTGAATTGTTTGTCTTGCTTCCCTGTACGAGCTGCAGCACTGGGCAGCCTGGTGGCAGGTGAAGGGGTTTCTGTGTTCAGAAGGGGTCCAGCATGTGGATGCATGAATGGACACCCTGGGTGGCAGTGCTGATGCCAGGGGATGTAGCAGAGAGTGGTGTCTGGAGCTCCTGCTTCTTGAGGGAGGAAGAGCACCACGTTGCCAGGAAAGTCGTTTGCCTCCAGATTCTAATCTGAACCCGACTCAGCCTCCATTTCCCACCACCAGTCTGTTGGAGTGCAGAGGTCAGGGGGTGGTGTTCCCAGCTGTAGGGACAGTCATCAAAGTCTCAATCAAGGGAAATGCCCTCCCAACAAATGATTCGGTGTCTGCAGTGAATTAATTGCAAGGGTAAATAGAGAAGTAGAAGCCGATGGATTGAAATTGATGTGATCAGTGTTGAGGGCTGGATGATCAGTGGGAAATGGTTAAGGAGAGGTGAGGCGGTGATGACTGCACAGTCAAGGTGGTCAGGGTGCACACGGTGGGGTCTTGGTATCTGAGCAGCACTGGGGAGGCCTCAGGTGGCTGGCAAGGTCTATCTCTTTACCTGGCTGGGGTTGCCAGGGTGTTTAATAGTCATGTATCAGGactcctaggtggtgctagtggtaaagaacctgtctgccagggcaggagacataatgagacttgagttcagtccttgggttgggaagatactttagagaagggcatggcaacccactccatcccctggacagaggagcctggtgggctatgttctatggggtcgcaaaggagtcggacacaactgaagtgacatagcatagTAGGCTAAACTATTTGCCTTATgctgttggttttttttgtttttttttttttttgcttgagggttattttgacaaaaaaaaaaaggttcagaaAGTCTTGAGGGTGAGCAGTCAGCTGATCCTAGGGGTGTAAGCTTCTCCCCTTCCTGTGACAGTAGTCGCTgcctctcttattttctcagaacTTTTATTGTAAATTTACCCATAAATATACTTGTGTCTTTGGTTCTGTGCTTTCTAAAGGGTATtggagtttgtttttttgtgtatgtgacttttattctgttttctttcctgtaaGGAACTGTGTTAGGTAAGGTCCTCTGAGAAGCATACCCAAGGCAGGATTAAATATGTGTGGATGTTTTTGAGGGAGCAACCTGCAAGGAAACTGGGGAGGGGGAGTGTCAGAAGTGAGGGACTGGATGGGAGGAGGTgccgggagccattatgggagatcccacccatgacgaggtcatgaagaaaatacctgaCACCCAAGGCCGTTCAGgatcccatccatgacgaggtcatgaagaaaaaacCTGACATGCACGGCCGTTCAGGatacaagggaccctccaggttggcctcggcctctaccccaccctgtatcctcccaccttttctgctgttgttcttatttgccctgctgcagattcttgtgttgcctgccgagagctctcctgctcctctttcattgaataaagaccaacttaaaaccctaattaataaatctcctagacgctggtaccctatgaaggggccagggatgaaagaaatgcttcaatttaaacccttttgctggcattctggcttgtttgataaatgtgtgctcccaTTGCAAGAAATTAGCTGGTGACTTATAGGTAggtaacttttagactaagagcctgttttgtgctatatctgctgtttttgcaatcctttgcatttctgttccgtaataatgtaatcctatctagttcccatagagatgatgcataatagaaagaaaatagattaacgacaaaaaagacagggtcggttactgaagttgcttaaagttataccaggtgcaagccataaattgtcaacaggcctgaaggccaaaagatattatacatacagattaaccataaaaaaggccttaataggcacagagcccttcggggggggtgaggaagccctgttagaaaacacaaaaaatattattttgaaagtggttattggatcaacgtttgattgctgttaatgtgctgaggttatgcagtggaaactattgtttaTATAGTTAAAGatgtagaaaaataagagtttagccctagagtaaaaacaataagataattgttaattttaaccaggagtgctaaacaggggctgcctcaccagagccgcagagtctttgtgtgctaaactttttagataaatttagctgagaacttctgcaaaaagactgacttttgtgttaacaggattgtatttctattatgttgcaacctgctgtaTCATGAGattgccacttttctgttttctgctaagctcaaggccaaaggataatgtacaaaaaatctatggaaaaagactctcataaacaaaaaaatatacagaaaacacctggtttcatgaaagacaagctgatgtaatgctaaactaagtctgtgtgcttatctcccccttagaaatgtatcaacttagggtataaaggcaatggtgaaaaataaaacgctgccagactctgctgcacatcccggtctggtctctctctttctctctctctctctgtctctcactcgccgatgccattcatcctgaggatacccctggatcctgctggggcaaGGACCCCGGCATGGAGGTGTCAGTTGCAGCCCAAGGaaggcagaggctgagatggttagatggcatcaccaactcaatggacacgagtctgagcaaactctgggacatagtgaaggatagggaagtctggcatgctgcagtccatggagttgcaaagagttggacacggctgagcgactgaacaataacaataaggAAGGCAGAGCTGCCTGAATGTGCCCACGCAGGGCCCATGGGCatacagcaatatggatggacctagagattatcatactaagtaagtcagacagaaagacatataccgtatgatatcacttatatgtgaaatcttaaatgtgatacaaatgaacttacctataaTACAGAAGTGGACTTACATCCAGAGAACTGAGTTGTGGTGGCCAAGGAAGGTGGAGGGAGAagggttgggagtttggggttagcagatgtaaactataatatctaggatggataaacaacaaggtcctacagtatagcccagggaactctattcaatatcctgtgataaagtatgatggaaaagaatatggaaaaatatatagagaCCTTAAATCACTttactgtgcagcagaaactaatacaacattgtaaatcaagtatatttcaattatatatataagcAGAGACCCTCAACATGTTTGCCTACAGCCCCCACCACAGAGATGGTGAACACTCTCCTGGCCCCATACCTCCTGGGCCTTTTCTGAGGACTGGACctcacattgaaaaaaaaaaaaagttttataaggGTCCTGGTTAAAGTCCTGGAGGGCAGTGAAAAGTGTGGAGCATATCCTTACATTAACACCAAGACACTATTTATTACACAAAAATAAGACACAGTTCGTATGTTTAATAGGGGAAGAGTCAGATGACATTTATTCGGACAGGAAACATTATATAGCCATTAAATAATACTTAATAGAGGGTTTCTACTgcattctctttcttcatttttcactttaaatgtTTCTCAAGAcatccctggcaatccagtggttaagacagtgctgccaatgcaaggggcctgagttcaatccttggtcaaggaactaagatcccatcgTGGTGTggctgaaagattaaaaaaaaaattaccagttATATTTGCTGTTTATAATCTATTTGTAGATTAGGATTAAAATGgatttaatccatttttaaagcTGTGTGAATTTTTCTAAACAGGAACAACTATTTGCAATATGGGTTTTCATTAAACCaattataacttttattattagCAGTTGAGAAGCACATGTTCATATagcaatgtaaaaatatattaatgagtATTTGGTAAATTCCAACAGGCTTTTCCCATGAGCATAATTTTGTGTTGTACAATTTACATTACATCTATAATTTTGGATAACATGCATTGATTAACAATAAAGTGAcaaaagctcaaaaaaaaaaaaaaaagtttctccacTCCTTGTATATAGTAGGGAAAAAAAGCGTTCATGGGATTTAAGCCGGTGTGGGTTGCTCTCCTGTTCACTCTTGTTCAAGCCCAGCAGTCAGGACCATCATTTCCAGTTTCCCAGGACGGAAAGGCCATCCATCTGTTCATTAATTATAATGCTCAGGGCCTGACAGTAAATGGAAGTCTGAATTGAAACAAGGACCTCCTGTCTTCATCTTTAATAGGAGACTTTCTCTTAGACCACAAGTGTGCCATAGGTTAATTCTGCAGACCTTCAACAACGGGACCTCCACCCCGGGCAGCCAGCCTGGGTCCTTCCATTTGTATCCACCGAGGAAAGAATGCAACATCAAGCACTGGAAAAGCCGACAACAGCACTGTATTTAATGGGGGAaaactttccttttaattttggctgtgacAGCTCTttgttgcagcttgtgggctttctctagttgtggggcacggtcttagttgccccttggcatgtgggatcttattaatagttccccaaccaggaattgaaccctagtcccctgcattagaaagtgggttcttttttgtatataattttatttagttatttatttatttatggttgcattgcatcttcattgctgcacggacttttctctagttgtagtgagcaggggctactctccagtacagtgtgagggcttcttattgcaagtgcttctcttgttgcggagcactggCTCTAAGACATGCAAGCTTCAGCTTCTTCTTCGTGAAAACAGCAAATGGCGGATGACGCCGGTGCTGCGAGAGGGCCCGGAAGCCCCGGAGGCCCCAGGGTCCCCGGAATAGGAAGCCGCGGAGGCTTCCGCGTAGGCTTTGGCAGTGGCGTCCACCGCCGGGGTCGGGGCTGGGGCAGAGGCCGCGGAGCTCGTGGAGGCAAGGCCGAGGACAAGGAGTGGCTCCCGGTTGCCAAGCTGGGCCGCCTGGTCAAGGACATAAAGATCAAGTCCCTGGAGGAGATCTACCTTTTCTCTCTGCCCATCAAGGAGTCTGAGATTATTGACTTTTTCCTGGGAGCATCCCTCAAGGATGAGGTTATGCCCGTGCAAAAGCAGATCCGTGCTGGCCAGCGGACCAGGTTCAAGGCATTTGTTGCCATCGGGGATTACAATGGACATGTCGGTCTGGGTGTCAGGTGCTCCAAGGAAGTAGCCAATGCCATCCGTGGGGCCATCATCCTGGCCAAGCTGTCCGTCGTCCCCTTGTGAAGAGGCTACTGGGGGAACAAGATCGGCAAGCCCCACACGGTTCCTTGCAAGGTGACTGGCTGCTGCGGCTTCGTGTTGGGGCGCCTCATCCCTGCCCCCAGTGGCACTGGCATCGTCTCCGCCCCTGTGCCCAAGAAGCTGCTGCTGATGGCCGGCATCGAAGACTGCTACACTTCTGCTAGGGGCTGCACCGCCACCCTGGGCAACTTTGCCAAGGCCACTTTTGATGCCATTTCCAAGACCTACAGTTACCTCATCTCTGACCTCTGGAAAGAGACGGTGTTCACCAAGTCTCCATATCAGGAATTCACTGACCATCTTGTGAAGACCCACACCAGAGTCTCTGTGCAGAGGACGCAGGCCCCAGCTGTAGCCACCACATAATTttataaagagaataataaagtgaatgaaataaagtgaattttataaagagaataataaagtgaaagaaaaaaaaagacatgcaagcttcagtagttgcagttcctggacTTCGTTGTTCCgaagc harbors:
- the LOC122706323 gene encoding 40S ribosomal protein S2-like, whose translation is MADDAGAARGPGSPGGPRVPGIGSRGGFRVGFGSGVHRRGRGWGRGRGARGGKAEDKEWLPVAKLGRLVKDIKIKSLEEIYLFSLPIKESEIIDFFLGASLKDEVMPVQKQIRAGQRTRFKAFVAIGDYNGHVGLGVRCSKEVANAIRGAIILAKLSVVPL